The DNA segment GCCTCTTTGGCCTAAGTCCCCGACAGTCACTGGCCCGGATTTTCCGGGCCGGTATTGAACGTCATAAATAGGGGAAGAGCCTGGGCTCTTCCCCTATTTCGTATCTGGAGTCTGTACATGGAAAACCTGGACGCGCTGGTCTCCCAAGCTCTTGAGGCTGTGCAAAGCGCCGAAGATATCAATGCCCTGGAGCAAATCCGGGTTCACTACCTCGGCAAAAAAGGCGAGCTGACTCAGGTGATGAAGACCCTGGGCAACCTGCCGGCAGAGGAGCGCCCCAAAGTCGGCGCCCTGATCAACGATGCCAAGGAACGTGTCACAGAGGTTCTCAATGCCGGCAAGGCGTCGTTCGAGCAAGCGGAACTGTCCGCCAAACTCGCCGCCGAGTGCATTGACGTGACCCTGCCGGGCCGCGGCCAGACCACCGGTGGTCTGCACCCGATCACCCGCACTCTGGAACGTATCGAGCAGTTCTTTACCCATATTGGCTACGGCATTGCCGAAGGCCCGGAAGTCGAAGACGACTACCACAATTTCGAGGCGCTCAACATCCCGGGCCACCACCCAGCCCGTTCGATGCATGACACCTTCTATTTCAATGCCAACATGCTGTTGCGCACCCACACCTCACCGGTTCAGGTCCGCTCCATGGAGGCGCAGCAGCCGCCAATCCGTATTGTTTGCCCGGGTCGGGTGTATCGCAGCGACTCCGATATCACCCATTCGCCGATGTTCCACCAGATCGAAGGCCTGCTGGTCGATCGCGACATCAACTTCGCAGACCTCAAAGGCACCATCGAAGAGTTCCTGCGGGTGTTCTTCGAGAAAGAGCTGGCCGTACGCTTCCGCCCTTCGTACTTCCCGTTCACCGAGCCATCGGCGGAAGTCGACATGGAGTGCGTGATGTGCAGCGGCAACGGCTGCCGGGTCTGCAAGCAGACCGGCTGGCTGGAAGTCATGGGCTGCGGCATGGTGCATCCTAACGTGCTGCGCATGTCCGGTATCGATCCGGAGCAGTTCCAGGGCTTCGCCTTCGGCATGGGCGTCGAGCGTCTGGCCATGCTGCGTTATGGCGTCAACGATTTGCGCCTGTTCTTCGACAACGATTTGCGCTTCCTCGCGCAATTTCGCTAGGTCGTGCCGGTAAAGAATCTTTCAGGAGAACAGGATGAAATTCAGTGAACAATGGCTGCGTGGCTGGGTAAGCCCGCAGGTCTCCCGCGACGAGCTGGTGGCCCGTCTGTCGATGGCCGGTCTGGAAGTCGACAGCGTGGCGCTGGTCGCCGGTGTATTTTCCGGTGTTGTGG comes from the Pseudomonas sp. StFLB209 genome and includes:
- the pheS gene encoding phenylalanine--tRNA ligase subunit alpha — protein: MENLDALVSQALEAVQSAEDINALEQIRVHYLGKKGELTQVMKTLGNLPAEERPKVGALINDAKERVTEVLNAGKASFEQAELSAKLAAECIDVTLPGRGQTTGGLHPITRTLERIEQFFTHIGYGIAEGPEVEDDYHNFEALNIPGHHPARSMHDTFYFNANMLLRTHTSPVQVRSMEAQQPPIRIVCPGRVYRSDSDITHSPMFHQIEGLLVDRDINFADLKGTIEEFLRVFFEKELAVRFRPSYFPFTEPSAEVDMECVMCSGNGCRVCKQTGWLEVMGCGMVHPNVLRMSGIDPEQFQGFAFGMGVERLAMLRYGVNDLRLFFDNDLRFLAQFR